One Brumimicrobium sp. DNA window includes the following coding sequences:
- a CDS encoding PKD domain-containing protein, whose amino-acid sequence MKHIFIILSILFVLIGTKSANAQIDTVFWFSAPWLTPDHTNQKPMAFHISTFNNPTTVRIKQPAGTYDTTIVIPPNTLFSKYVSFMINQVETKPANTVLSTGFRFTSDYPITVVYDIITAPTTYYNPETYSLKGQNGLGKEFVLPFQTLWHNRPSTADNNGDGVITQPYQQFSVVASEDNTTVYITPKTDIVGHPANVTFSVFLPFKGNTWTGQNIYQEVQNPGQNLAGTIVVSDKPISITVCEDSVQPAGGCADELGDQIVPVDVVGNEYIVNRGFLNAAVLESFFVVATENFTSVTINDGIVTNVLLNKGDTYPYNIQQPLTHIQTDKSVYLYHMSGYGCELGSALLPPLNCAGSDQVSFARANGQSFLLNILCKGGTEGAFQLNGNPALIPASAFAPVPGTGGAWMGAQISFTTAQVPVGTANTVTNSMDNFALGVINGGPSTGCLYHYLSSFLRRVYTDAGEDTTLCSGINSIDLIGSVKGGVTTGEWSVLDGSGTIADISNLSTTYSPTVSDFAQGELTFVLTSTGNCTPVTDTMKVFFIQPPEVSTGADMTYCRNNIGAIPVSGTLNFAIGSTWYGGNGGSFANSGNLSTTYTPSPTDIAQDSIVLYLESQGSLYNCPNDIDSVVIHFTDEPSVFAGTDIYVCSSVSQVSLNGLVSGGATTGVWSTGGSGSFSPSEFNLSTDYIITAADTTSGQVKIYLTSTNNGNCIAAMDSIVINIYSKPVVEITSQDSICSNLPILNLDGIVSLGFNAVWSVDGLGTIADPNSLNTFYTLNPLDANNGYITVYLTTDATVCPSEVDSIQVYFIAPPVVDAGSDLAICQNEPVALNGSISGPNSGGVWNTLGTGSFVPGNNFLNTYYYPSALDVANGSVTLVLSSLGDFGCAPDNDNMVITFKPIPAADFSNNTACEGNNTSFQDASTTSTGSITGWAWDFGDGGNSIINNPQHVYPGYGDYTVTLVATGSNGCTDTVQRQIYVNPAPDVAFSYSTPCVNMPIKFTDKSTIPVGSVVAWNYSFGNGDNSSQQNPTYTYYSSADYGVTLTVTSDVGCTASTTYSIFVNPAPDAEFTMDPNPAMAMESVDFIDQSVGTGISGWLWNFGDEQGDNTQHPTHVYTDGGTYNVFLVVTDANGCVDTAFHEMVIGLMPNLPSGFSPNGDGENDVFIIRGGPFNNVIFQVFNNWGELLFETHDSKEGWDGTYKGQPVPVGVYTWVMKVELFGGKMVNKSGDVTLLR is encoded by the coding sequence ATGAAACATATATTCATAATTTTATCGATATTATTTGTTCTAATAGGAACAAAGTCTGCAAATGCCCAGATTGATACGGTTTTCTGGTTTTCAGCTCCTTGGTTAACGCCAGATCATACCAATCAAAAACCGATGGCATTCCATATTTCTACGTTTAATAACCCAACTACTGTTCGTATAAAACAGCCAGCAGGAACTTACGATACCACTATCGTAATCCCTCCAAATACGCTCTTCTCAAAGTATGTTAGTTTTATGATTAATCAAGTAGAAACGAAACCTGCCAATACAGTGTTAAGCACAGGTTTTAGATTCACTTCTGATTATCCTATTACAGTGGTGTATGATATCATTACAGCACCTACAACATATTATAATCCTGAAACATACTCATTGAAAGGACAGAATGGATTAGGAAAGGAATTCGTGTTACCATTCCAAACATTATGGCATAATAGACCTTCCACTGCTGATAATAATGGAGATGGTGTTATTACTCAACCTTACCAGCAATTTTCAGTTGTTGCTTCAGAAGATAATACGACGGTTTATATAACACCCAAAACGGATATTGTGGGGCACCCTGCTAACGTAACCTTTAGTGTTTTCCTACCTTTTAAAGGAAATACATGGACAGGTCAAAATATTTATCAAGAGGTTCAAAACCCAGGTCAAAATCTCGCTGGAACAATTGTAGTTTCTGATAAGCCGATATCTATAACAGTCTGTGAAGACTCAGTGCAACCTGCTGGAGGTTGTGCCGATGAATTAGGCGACCAGATTGTGCCGGTTGATGTTGTTGGAAATGAGTATATTGTAAACAGAGGCTTCTTAAATGCAGCAGTTCTTGAATCTTTCTTTGTAGTAGCAACTGAAAACTTTACATCTGTGACAATAAATGACGGAATAGTTACAAATGTGTTATTAAACAAAGGAGATACCTATCCGTATAATATACAACAACCACTGACGCATATTCAAACTGATAAGTCAGTGTATTTATACCACATGTCAGGATATGGATGTGAGTTAGGATCAGCGCTACTTCCACCTTTAAACTGTGCGGGTTCAGATCAAGTGAGTTTTGCTCGTGCAAATGGACAAAGTTTCCTTTTAAATATTCTTTGTAAAGGTGGTACGGAAGGTGCATTCCAATTAAATGGGAATCCTGCTTTAATTCCTGCTAGCGCTTTCGCTCCTGTACCTGGAACAGGTGGGGCATGGATGGGAGCTCAGATTAGTTTTACAACTGCTCAAGTACCTGTAGGAACTGCAAATACTGTTACAAACTCTATGGATAATTTCGCATTAGGTGTTATTAATGGTGGACCTTCGACAGGTTGTTTGTATCACTATTTATCTTCATTTTTACGACGTGTATATACAGACGCCGGAGAAGATACTACTTTGTGTTCCGGAATTAATTCTATCGATTTAATTGGATCTGTTAAAGGGGGAGTAACTACAGGTGAATGGTCTGTTTTAGATGGTTCTGGGACTATTGCTGATATCTCTAATCTTTCTACAACATATTCCCCAACAGTGAGTGACTTCGCTCAAGGTGAACTAACATTCGTTTTAACATCTACAGGAAACTGTACTCCTGTAACAGATACCATGAAAGTATTTTTTATACAACCACCAGAAGTTAGCACTGGAGCAGATATGACTTATTGTAGAAATAATATTGGTGCCATCCCTGTTAGTGGAACACTTAACTTTGCGATAGGTTCTACATGGTATGGTGGAAATGGTGGATCTTTTGCAAACTCAGGAAATTTATCAACTACATATACTCCTTCACCAACAGATATTGCTCAAGATAGTATAGTTCTTTATCTAGAATCTCAGGGTAGTTTATATAATTGTCCAAATGATATCGACTCAGTTGTCATTCATTTTACCGATGAACCTTCCGTTTTTGCAGGAACTGATATTTATGTTTGTTCAAGTGTAAGTCAAGTATCTCTCAATGGTTTAGTGAGTGGTGGTGCTACAACAGGAGTATGGAGTACAGGAGGATCTGGATCCTTCTCTCCTTCAGAATTTAATTTATCTACTGATTATATTATTACTGCAGCAGATACTACTTCGGGCCAAGTTAAGATATATCTGACTTCTACCAATAATGGAAATTGTATCGCAGCTATGGATAGTATTGTAATTAATATTTATAGTAAACCAGTGGTTGAAATAACTTCCCAAGATTCTATTTGTTCTAACTTACCTATCTTAAATTTAGATGGTATAGTCTCTCTAGGATTTAATGCGGTATGGTCTGTAGATGGTTTAGGTACTATTGCAGATCCAAACTCTTTAAATACTTTTTATACATTAAATCCATTAGATGCTAATAATGGATATATCACAGTATATCTTACTACTGATGCTACTGTTTGTCCGAGTGAAGTAGATTCTATTCAAGTGTACTTTATTGCCCCTCCAGTTGTAGATGCTGGTTCAGATTTAGCAATCTGTCAGAATGAACCAGTTGCCTTAAATGGTTCTATTTCTGGTCCTAATTCGGGCGGGGTGTGGAATACGTTAGGAACAGGTAGTTTTGTTCCTGGTAATAATTTCTTAAATACATATTATTATCCATCTGCATTGGATGTAGCTAATGGAAGCGTAACACTTGTGTTATCTTCTTTGGGTGATTTTGGCTGTGCACCAGATAACGACAATATGGTGATAACTTTCAAACCTATCCCAGCGGCTGATTTTAGTAATAATACTGCTTGCGAGGGGAATAATACAAGCTTCCAAGATGCATCAACTACTTCTACAGGCTCTATCACGGGTTGGGCATGGGATTTTGGTGATGGAGGCAATTCTATTATAAATAATCCACAACATGTGTATCCCGGATATGGAGATTATACAGTTACCTTGGTTGCCACTGGCTCTAATGGTTGTACAGATACGGTACAAAGACAGATTTATGTAAATCCGGCACCTGATGTAGCTTTTTCATATTCTACACCTTGTGTAAATATGCCGATTAAATTTACAGATAAATCTACAATTCCTGTAGGAAGTGTGGTTGCTTGGAACTATAGCTTTGGAAATGGAGATAATAGCTCACAGCAGAACCCAACTTACACGTATTATTCTTCTGCTGATTATGGAGTAACTTTAACTGTGACTTCAGATGTGGGATGTACGGCTTCAACAACTTATTCTATTTTCGTTAATCCTGCACCAGATGCTGAATTTACAATGGACCCAAATCCTGCTATGGCGATGGAAAGTGTTGATTTTATTGATCAATCCGTAGGTACCGGTATTTCTGGTTGGTTGTGGAATTTTGGGGATGAACAAGGTGATAATACACAGCATCCTACACATGTTTATACAGATGGAGGCACATATAATGTATTCTTAGTAGTTACTGATGCAAACGGATGTGTAGATACAGCTTTCCATGAAATGGTTATTGGTTTGATGCCTAATCTTCCTTCCGGATTCTCACCGAATGGAGATGGTGAGAATGATGTGTTTATTATTAGAGGAGGCCCTTTCAATAATGTGATTTTCCAGGTATTTAATAACTGGGGAGAATTATTATTTGAGACACATGATTCCAAAGAGGGATGGGATGGAACTTATAAGGGTCAACCAGTACCTGTAGGAGTATATACCTGGGTAATGAAAGTGGAATTATTTGGAGGAAAAATGGTTAATAAATCTGGAGACGTTACTTTACTACGATGA
- a CDS encoding PorP/SprF family type IX secretion system membrane protein, which yields MIRKIRNIVIALVFIPVIGVKAQDFHLSMYDAAPIYLNPAMTGLFEGSWRLHAQYRDQWRAVNFKPYNTALLSFDASYKKWGFGVQFANYRAGAGNFNIFQGLLSVAYNVPLGAKKAHNLAFGVQGGVTNKSVQYQLLTFDNQYTTANGGGFDQTMPSGEVFDVQSRYTPIVNFGMLYYFSKQESRLNPFVGVSAFNLINPNESFFGDKAKYPFRFYGHAGVRINITELFYIVPKVLVMNQDKFFEQTYALDLGYYISSSDLYLLGGLVYRNADAMVFSLGLKISNITAKFAYDVNMSRLTNTSSGKGAYEISLTYVFSKKKRKEYEKICPRL from the coding sequence ATGATTAGAAAGATAAGAAATATAGTAATAGCATTAGTTTTTATCCCTGTAATTGGGGTAAAAGCGCAGGATTTCCACCTGTCTATGTATGATGCTGCACCTATTTATTTAAATCCTGCAATGACGGGTTTATTTGAAGGCTCATGGAGATTACATGCACAGTATAGAGATCAATGGAGAGCAGTGAATTTCAAACCTTATAATACTGCTTTATTAAGTTTTGATGCTTCTTACAAGAAATGGGGATTTGGAGTTCAATTTGCTAATTATAGAGCTGGTGCTGGAAATTTTAATATTTTCCAAGGCTTACTCTCAGTGGCATATAATGTTCCTCTAGGAGCTAAGAAAGCACATAATCTAGCCTTTGGAGTTCAGGGAGGTGTTACTAATAAATCTGTTCAGTATCAGTTGTTGACTTTTGATAACCAATACACTACAGCTAATGGAGGTGGTTTTGATCAGACTATGCCTAGTGGAGAAGTATTTGATGTTCAATCTAGATATACTCCAATTGTAAACTTTGGTATGTTATACTATTTCTCTAAACAAGAAAGCAGATTGAATCCATTTGTTGGAGTTTCTGCATTTAATTTAATCAATCCGAATGAATCTTTCTTTGGTGATAAAGCTAAATATCCATTTAGATTCTATGGACATGCGGGAGTTCGTATTAACATCACAGAACTATTTTATATTGTACCTAAGGTGTTAGTAATGAATCAGGATAAGTTTTTTGAACAAACGTATGCTCTTGATTTGGGTTATTATATTTCTTCATCTGATTTATACCTTTTGGGAGGACTTGTATATAGGAATGCGGATGCAATGGTATTCTCTTTAGGTTTAAAGATTAGTAATATCACTGCAAAATTTGCTTACGATGTAAATATGTCTAGGCTTACAAATACATCTTCAGGAAAAGGAGCTTACGAGATTTCATTAACGTATGTATTCTCTAAAAAGAAGAGAAAGGAATATGAAAAGATTTGTCCAAGATTATAA
- a CDS encoding OmpA family protein → MNTRYLSIHKSLLILAAIFFSMLSYGQSKKVWLQYADDFFKKGDYITALKYYERIYSDSSINESGVLPYEVGTTSQKLKDKKPKNDSVVKVPFKDYIDHQIAVCHQKTYDYKRAAEHFKETANSSYYPADRYEYADALMKMREYDQAIQNFKAYAESPNHTDSLAILAAQRIVACKYALDDEHYEKEIIVEMADTNIFNKGTASFGVMFFGSEDRIMFASAREDGVILDPNKQDSRYLMDLYWTQRDDVDDPWETAKNFGRPLNGAVNDASGTYNGNNVIIYNRWENENPNGVSMYLGRMLDFKFFESYKLDSVINYPGSQNINPYVTEDGKWLYFSSNRPGGKGGFDIWRIKIDATGLPSGTPENLGYPVNTEFDEKTPFYHSIGNILYFSSTGHNSIGGLDIFQSKFNLDDSTFMAPTNMGEPINSSQDDAYLIWDKNMKHGFFSSDREPCEAGHCYDIYTIENAPIRIYIEGYVYDMATNEIIPGASLTFKDVRGTIPDFTLTSDAKGFYHTELIQQSEIFIVAKKKDYFADATNIDTRNITKSTTLKHDFYLEQIPQDEIKIEGIEYDFDSANLRPKSKEVLDKLYEFIKLNDNLTIQINSHTDCRGSDTYNQKLSQRRAQSCVDYLVKEKGIEKERLIAIGYGESRPAYRTDENGRVVLDESGNKIPLTEAYINSIPSKDEQEELHQRNRRTAFEVINQK, encoded by the coding sequence ATGAATACACGATATTTATCCATACATAAATCCCTATTAATCTTAGCAGCAATTTTCTTTTCCATGTTGTCCTATGGACAATCAAAAAAAGTATGGCTGCAATATGCGGACGATTTCTTTAAGAAGGGAGATTATATTACAGCATTAAAATATTACGAGAGAATTTATAGTGATTCTTCTATTAATGAGAGTGGTGTGCTTCCTTATGAGGTGGGGACTACTAGCCAAAAATTAAAAGATAAAAAACCAAAAAATGATTCCGTAGTTAAAGTTCCTTTTAAAGACTATATCGATCACCAGATTGCAGTTTGTCACCAAAAGACTTATGATTATAAACGTGCTGCAGAACATTTTAAAGAAACAGCCAATAGCTCCTATTATCCTGCTGATCGATATGAATATGCAGACGCTTTAATGAAAATGCGAGAATATGATCAAGCTATTCAAAACTTTAAAGCGTATGCAGAAAGTCCTAACCATACAGATTCTCTTGCTATTCTAGCCGCACAACGTATAGTCGCATGTAAATATGCTTTAGATGATGAACATTACGAGAAAGAAATTATTGTGGAGATGGCTGACACCAATATCTTTAATAAAGGAACAGCATCTTTTGGGGTAATGTTTTTTGGCTCTGAAGATAGAATCATGTTCGCTTCTGCACGTGAGGATGGTGTAATTCTAGACCCAAACAAACAGGATTCTCGTTATTTGATGGACTTGTATTGGACTCAAAGGGATGATGTTGATGATCCTTGGGAGACTGCTAAGAACTTTGGTCGTCCGCTAAATGGAGCTGTAAATGATGCATCCGGTACTTATAATGGAAATAATGTAATCATTTATAATCGTTGGGAAAACGAAAACCCAAATGGTGTTTCTATGTACCTAGGGAGAATGTTAGATTTTAAATTCTTTGAATCATATAAATTAGATTCTGTGATTAATTATCCAGGATCCCAAAATATTAATCCATATGTTACCGAAGATGGAAAATGGCTTTACTTCTCAAGTAATAGACCTGGAGGTAAAGGAGGTTTTGATATTTGGAGAATTAAAATTGATGCTACAGGACTCCCAAGTGGCACTCCTGAAAACCTAGGATATCCAGTAAACACTGAATTTGATGAAAAGACTCCTTTCTATCATTCAATTGGTAATATTTTATATTTCAGTTCAACGGGGCATAATTCAATAGGAGGTTTAGATATCTTCCAAAGTAAATTTAATTTGGATGATAGTACATTCATGGCTCCAACTAATATGGGTGAACCAATTAACTCTAGCCAAGATGATGCTTATCTCATTTGGGACAAAAACATGAAACATGGTTTTTTCTCTAGTGATAGAGAACCTTGTGAAGCCGGACATTGCTATGATATTTATACGATTGAAAATGCTCCTATTCGTATATATATAGAGGGGTATGTTTATGATATGGCTACCAACGAGATTATCCCAGGCGCATCTTTGACTTTTAAGGATGTAAGAGGTACTATCCCAGATTTCACACTTACTTCTGATGCAAAAGGGTTTTATCATACGGAATTAATCCAGCAGTCTGAAATATTTATTGTGGCTAAAAAGAAAGATTATTTTGCAGATGCTACCAATATTGATACGCGAAATATTACAAAATCAACTACACTAAAGCACGATTTTTATTTGGAGCAAATTCCACAGGATGAAATTAAAATTGAAGGAATTGAGTATGATTTCGATTCTGCGAATTTACGCCCAAAATCTAAGGAAGTATTGGATAAACTGTATGAATTTATTAAGCTAAATGATAATCTAACGATTCAGATTAACTCTCATACGGATTGTAGAGGTTCTGATACCTATAACCAAAAACTCTCTCAAAGAAGAGCTCAGTCTTGTGTGGATTACCTTGTAAAAGAGAAAGGTATTGAAAAAGAAAGATTGATTGCAATTGGTTATGGTGAATCTAGACCAGCTTATAGAACAGATGAGAATGGTCGAGTTGTGTTGGATGAAAGTGGAAATAAAATTCCATTAACTGAAGCATATATCAATTCTATTCCATCTAAAGACGAACAAGAAGAATTACACCAAAGAAATCGTAGAACTGCTTTTGAGGTAATTAATCAAAAATAA
- a CDS encoding M1 family peptidase: MRKITISLIAIGFLYSCGTTKKESSNTINPSTQTTVQSDQKEEVRITERPLYQATSTVSTDIKHTKLEVNFNWAESQMNGLATITCSPHFYPSDSLILDAKSMEIKSVKLNDKSLNFRYNKKMLRIGLDKTYSKNDTYSVVIDYISKPEEKEEGGSAAISSDKGLYFINPRNERKGQMPQIWTQGETESNSVWFPTIDKPNQKTSFEIFITVENKYKTLSNGTLLSSQINNDGTRTDHWKQDLPHAPYLCMLAVGEFSIIEDSYTKNDGSKIPVNYYVEPEWAPYAKDIFGETPAMIKFFSDILGVEYQWDKYHQIVVREYVSGAMENTGAVVFGDFAYKTRRELIDENDQSTIAHELFHHWFGDLVTAESWSNLPLNESFANYSQYLWDEHRYGVDEADYNAEIEANGYYASAQQVGYHDMVWFGYDSREEMFDGHSYNKGGRILHMLRTYVGDEAFFASLKDYLETNKFGAAEMDNLRLSFEKITGEDLNWFFNQWFFASYHPELTVTPTVNGNEVTLKVEQKQDLSKAPIYRLPLKVGIYANNQKKTFNIIVDKVNSEFTFPFEGELQNVVFDEDRALLGKIKFEKPREWYIHQYYHAPKFIDRKEAVVNGSKLKSEDSYKMIADALNDKFWDIRSQALSRFLKMSDESVSGLYAKIVDMAQHDENPAVRASAILILTNKFYTTTSNKEQINSVYEHAIQQDSSYSVVAQALGGMTNSPEGIKKALELCKGLEKENSSSMKASIVNIYTSYGDTSDIRFVINTLKNGEITGYNSIGAISGFSHFFAEQDFAFQNKNFDVFEVISKDGGAYSRAVLPYVLIGLQRNTDSQIEYMEGQLSDKSVSQVEKDAIRIHLEEAKKLSTRIQKLINK, translated from the coding sequence ATGAGAAAAATAACAATAAGCTTAATTGCTATAGGATTTCTTTATTCCTGCGGAACCACAAAAAAAGAATCATCAAATACCATAAATCCTTCTACACAAACAACTGTTCAATCTGACCAAAAAGAAGAAGTTAGAATTACAGAACGACCTTTATATCAGGCGACAAGTACAGTGTCCACAGATATTAAACATACTAAATTGGAAGTTAATTTTAATTGGGCTGAATCTCAAATGAATGGTTTGGCAACTATTACATGTTCTCCGCATTTTTATCCATCTGATAGTTTAATCCTAGATGCTAAATCTATGGAGATTAAGTCGGTTAAGTTGAATGATAAGAGCTTAAATTTCCGATATAATAAGAAAATGCTTCGTATTGGATTAGATAAAACCTATTCAAAGAACGATACATATAGTGTTGTAATTGATTATATCTCTAAGCCAGAAGAAAAAGAAGAGGGAGGCTCTGCTGCTATTTCCAGTGATAAAGGTTTATATTTCATAAATCCACGTAATGAACGTAAAGGACAAATGCCTCAAATTTGGACACAAGGTGAAACAGAATCGAATTCTGTTTGGTTTCCTACTATTGATAAACCCAATCAAAAAACTAGCTTTGAAATATTCATTACAGTTGAAAATAAGTATAAGACGCTATCTAATGGTACCTTATTATCTTCCCAAATAAATAATGACGGTACTAGAACAGATCACTGGAAACAAGACTTACCTCATGCTCCATATCTTTGTATGTTAGCAGTAGGTGAATTTTCTATAATTGAAGATTCATATACCAAAAACGACGGGTCAAAAATTCCGGTTAATTACTATGTTGAACCTGAATGGGCTCCGTATGCCAAAGATATCTTTGGTGAAACTCCTGCTATGATTAAATTCTTTTCAGATATATTGGGGGTAGAATATCAATGGGATAAATACCATCAGATTGTGGTGAGAGAATATGTTTCGGGAGCCATGGAAAATACGGGAGCAGTAGTTTTTGGTGATTTTGCCTATAAAACAAGAAGAGAATTAATTGATGAAAATGACCAGAGTACGATTGCACATGAACTTTTCCACCATTGGTTTGGAGATTTAGTTACTGCAGAAAGCTGGTCTAATCTTCCTTTGAATGAATCTTTTGCTAACTATTCGCAGTATCTATGGGATGAACACCGATATGGTGTGGATGAAGCAGATTACAATGCAGAAATAGAAGCAAATGGATATTATGCATCTGCACAGCAAGTAGGATATCATGATATGGTTTGGTTTGGATACGATAGTAGGGAAGAAATGTTCGATGGACATTCTTATAATAAAGGAGGAAGAATACTCCATATGTTACGTACCTATGTAGGTGATGAAGCATTCTTTGCTAGCTTAAAAGATTATCTAGAAACCAATAAATTTGGTGCAGCTGAAATGGATAATTTACGCTTGTCTTTTGAGAAAATTACTGGAGAAGACTTGAATTGGTTCTTTAATCAGTGGTTTTTTGCTTCCTACCACCCTGAATTAACTGTCACACCTACCGTCAATGGGAATGAGGTTACCTTAAAAGTTGAACAGAAACAAGATTTGAGTAAAGCGCCCATTTATAGGTTGCCGCTTAAAGTTGGTATATATGCAAATAATCAGAAGAAAACGTTTAATATAATAGTAGATAAGGTCAACTCTGAATTTACTTTTCCGTTTGAAGGAGAACTTCAGAATGTAGTTTTTGATGAAGATAGAGCACTTTTAGGTAAAATTAAATTTGAAAAACCGCGTGAATGGTATATACATCAATATTATCATGCACCTAAATTTATAGATAGGAAAGAGGCTGTTGTAAATGGAAGTAAACTAAAATCTGAAGATTCTTATAAGATGATAGCTGATGCCTTGAACGATAAATTCTGGGATATCCGTAGCCAAGCATTATCTCGCTTCTTAAAAATGAGTGACGAATCTGTGTCTGGGCTGTATGCAAAGATAGTGGATATGGCGCAACATGATGAGAACCCAGCTGTAAGAGCTTCTGCAATTTTAATTCTTACAAATAAATTCTATACAACTACTTCAAATAAAGAACAGATTAATTCTGTTTATGAGCACGCTATCCAGCAAGACAGCTCTTATTCTGTAGTAGCTCAGGCATTGGGTGGTATGACAAATTCCCCTGAGGGAATAAAGAAGGCATTGGAGTTATGTAAAGGACTTGAAAAAGAAAACTCCTCTTCCATGAAGGCGTCTATAGTAAACATTTATACTAGCTATGGAGATACTTCTGATATACGCTTTGTAATTAATACGTTGAAGAACGGAGAAATTACAGGATATAATTCTATTGGAGCAATTTCTGGTTTTTCTCATTTCTTTGCTGAACAAGATTTTGCTTTCCAAAATAAGAATTTCGATGTCTTTGAGGTAATTTCTAAAGATGGAGGAGCTTATTCTCGAGCAGTACTCCCATACGTTTTGATTGGCTTACAACGTAATACAGATAGCCAAATTGAATATATGGAAGGACAACTTTCTGATAAAAGCGTTAGTCAGGTAGAAAAAGATGCTATTCGTATTCATTTAGAAGAAGCGAAGAAGTTATCTACAAGAATACAGAAGCTGATAAACAAATAA